The following coding sequences lie in one Tichowtungia aerotolerans genomic window:
- a CDS encoding 3'-5' exonuclease — MNFTAIDFETATGRRSSACAVGIVTVKNGAITEQFYSLIQPPGNEYFGMNIGVHGIRPVDTENAPTFADLYPEIRQRLQNRKLVAHNESFDRSVLRRTMEHYGLNYEELGLKERWECTMRIYKAKGFVPYKLNACCERLGIALQHHEALSDAIGCAHLYLQR, encoded by the coding sequence ATGAATTTTACAGCCATCGATTTTGAAACCGCCACCGGCAGACGCAGCAGCGCCTGCGCAGTCGGCATCGTCACCGTTAAAAACGGAGCAATCACGGAGCAGTTCTATTCACTGATCCAGCCGCCGGGCAATGAGTACTTCGGAATGAACATCGGCGTACACGGGATTCGCCCCGTCGACACCGAAAACGCGCCGACCTTTGCGGATCTGTATCCGGAAATCAGACAGCGGCTGCAGAACCGCAAGCTGGTGGCTCACAACGAATCGTTTGACCGCAGCGTTCTTCGGCGCACCATGGAACATTATGGTCTTAACTACGAAGAACTTGGCCTGAAAGAACGCTGGGAGTGCACCATGCGAATCTACAAAGCAAAAGGGTTTGTTCCGTATAAACTCAACGCCTGCTGCGAACGTCTCGGAATTGCACTGCAGCACCACGAAGCGCTCTCCGACGCCATCGGCTGCGCCCATCTTTATTTGCAACGCTAA
- a CDS encoding endonuclease III domain-containing protein, producing the protein MTALNKQPLSIPKIYDSLFAAHGPQNWWPARTRAEMMIGAVLTQNTAWTNVEKASSNLRKNSALNFQTLQKKSVKQIAEWIRPAGYFNQKAACLKALSGMIAEYGSVDRLFKLNTPDLRNQLLGVKGIGPETADCMLLYAAKRPVFVVDAYTRRLLAHYGYKKESESSYHNIATFFTDALPVEVQLFNEYHALIVRWGKDNSRKKAA; encoded by the coding sequence ATGACTGCTTTAAACAAACAGCCCCTATCGATCCCTAAAATCTATGACTCGCTCTTCGCCGCCCACGGCCCGCAGAACTGGTGGCCCGCGCGCACACGGGCCGAAATGATGATTGGCGCCGTTCTCACCCAGAACACCGCCTGGACCAACGTCGAAAAAGCGTCTTCCAACCTTCGGAAAAATTCCGCGCTGAATTTCCAAACCTTGCAAAAAAAATCAGTCAAACAGATCGCCGAGTGGATTCGCCCGGCCGGTTATTTCAACCAGAAGGCCGCCTGTCTCAAAGCACTCTCCGGCATGATTGCCGAATACGGCTCCGTTGATCGGCTGTTCAAACTCAACACGCCGGACCTGCGCAACCAGTTGCTGGGGGTAAAAGGCATTGGCCCTGAAACCGCCGACTGCATGCTGCTCTATGCCGCAAAACGCCCTGTTTTTGTTGTCGACGCTTATACACGCCGCCTGCTCGCGCATTACGGATACAAAAAAGAGTCCGAATCTTCATACCACAACATTGCAACATTTTTCACTGACGCCTTGCCGGTCGAGGTCCAGCTTTTCAATGAATACCACGCACTCATCGTCCGCTGGGGAAAAGATAACTCACGAAAGAAAGCCGCATGA
- a CDS encoding sulfatase-like hydrolase/transferase: MKRRVVVMMTDTQRKDMVSCYGNPEMKTPNLDRLAAEGARFEKAYTCQPVCGPARAALFTGTWPHINNGWSNSMALDARTRTLGPRAQAEGLHTAYIGKWHLDGGDYFGDGICPEGWDPDYWYDMKRYLDELSAEERMASRREETNLIGDGVQEGDTFGHRVADRAVDFLEKHGENDFLLVVSFDEPHDPFLAPQRFIDMHKNTRLPWRKNMTDPLADKPEHQRVWAGSRMEQDREDLDLAYRNFFACNSFADYEIGRVLDAIDQHAPDALVVYTSDHGDMLESHRIINKGPVMYDEITNIPFIVRWPGVIPSGSVSENLISHIDVVPTVLDAIGASEVPKVLHGKSMVPMFGNLSESSSDEIFVEFGRYEIDHDGFGGFQPVRCVRNDRYKLVINLLCTDELYDMQEDPEEMVNLIENPEHVPERDSLHDKLIEWMNETRDPFRGYYWQRRPWRADAPSATWEFTGCTRQREPDTGESRQLDYDTGMPMSEAVRHKRPCF; this comes from the coding sequence GTGAAAAGACGAGTGGTTGTGATGATGACGGATACGCAGCGCAAGGATATGGTGAGCTGCTACGGGAATCCGGAGATGAAAACGCCGAATCTGGATCGGCTGGCCGCGGAGGGCGCGCGGTTTGAAAAGGCATATACCTGCCAACCGGTCTGTGGACCGGCGAGGGCAGCTCTGTTTACCGGAACCTGGCCGCATATCAACAACGGCTGGAGCAATTCGATGGCGCTGGATGCCAGAACCCGGACGTTGGGGCCGCGGGCTCAGGCAGAGGGATTGCATACGGCTTATATCGGCAAATGGCATCTTGACGGCGGTGACTATTTTGGAGATGGAATCTGCCCGGAGGGGTGGGATCCGGATTACTGGTATGACATGAAACGTTATCTTGACGAGCTGTCCGCTGAAGAGCGGATGGCGTCGCGCAGGGAGGAAACCAACCTCATCGGCGATGGTGTTCAGGAGGGGGATACGTTCGGGCATCGGGTTGCCGACCGCGCCGTGGATTTTCTCGAAAAGCATGGAGAGAATGATTTTCTGCTGGTGGTTTCCTTTGACGAGCCGCATGACCCGTTTCTTGCTCCGCAACGCTTTATTGATATGCATAAAAACACGCGTTTGCCATGGCGGAAAAACATGACGGACCCGCTGGCGGACAAACCCGAGCATCAGCGCGTCTGGGCCGGCAGTCGAATGGAGCAGGATCGCGAGGATCTGGATCTGGCGTATCGGAATTTCTTTGCCTGCAACTCGTTTGCGGATTATGAGATCGGGCGGGTGCTGGATGCGATTGACCAGCATGCTCCGGATGCGCTGGTGGTTTATACCTCGGACCATGGCGATATGCTGGAGAGTCACCGAATTATAAATAAGGGACCGGTGATGTATGATGAGATCACCAATATTCCGTTTATTGTCCGCTGGCCGGGCGTGATTCCTTCGGGATCGGTCAGCGAGAATCTGATTTCCCATATTGATGTTGTGCCGACGGTTCTCGACGCCATTGGCGCTTCAGAGGTTCCGAAGGTGCTTCACGGCAAAAGCATGGTTCCGATGTTTGGAAATCTGTCTGAATCGAGCAGTGACGAAATTTTTGTCGAGTTCGGACGCTATGAAATCGATCATGATGGGTTTGGCGGATTCCAGCCGGTTCGCTGTGTCCGCAATGATCGCTATAAGCTGGTGATCAATCTGCTTTGTACGGATGAGCTGTATGATATGCAGGAGGATCCGGAAGAAATGGTGAACCTGATTGAGAACCCGGAGCATGTTCCGGAGCGCGACAGCCTGCACGACAAGCTGATCGAGTGGATGAATGAAACACGCGATCCGTTCCGGGGTTATTACTGGCAGCGCCGACCCTGGCGTGCGGATGCGCCATCTGCAACGTGGGAGTTCACCGGATGCACACGTCAGCGCGAGCCGGATACCGGGGAATCCCGTCAGCTGGATTATGATACGGGAATGCCGATGAGTGAGGCGGTCCGGCACAAGAGACCATGTTTTTAA
- a CDS encoding sulfatase family protein — MINKSTKLFGVTMLATQVLNAAPPNIVFVLVDDLGTGWTSPYASRLTVDDIEPEVCEWYARERGKGMAVSKDAHLTAAQNCMPFLSKLAADGAVFTRCFSSANLCAPSRAGLLTGTFQQRWGAYANLDITLFGLPGDKALLSESLHAAGYQTGMIGKWHVSRVDPALKGQAGGDTSCLDGEHPLDRGFDYYFGYNSHAISYYESKDLWENRTLLPARPAGEFLTDLLSEKACEFLLSSLSSHQPVFLYYAPMTVHGPLVNAPSQYTEPFKTGIPFSDNFAGHLLALDSGIEQIFQTLETSGQLTNTLFIFSADNGCSSYNVPPQNAPNRGGKGNGWLGGLNVPLIVWDPGRVLPGYNDEIVSLCDVMPTLLDAASAPVPDGIDGKSLWPFLCGDSENGPRDSLGSTGLHASHWSYFYEAEGEINNSDAERSPLYTWMLYDNDMLLTRISETPSGLYEKLPDGLPSRTLLHDLSADRHQRVDLSDKMPERVKESERDISRWVSEMKPPLRAHLNDYQWLLGATRDASGLPSSMHSSMSVSAEGFFQDFQSGTSIYEYTTTGYPFTNRFSGISGGVIAKEGANQFLRLTGNVADMGFWRAGRLAGNDLCGAPLSSMKVTMDVNFSGFTARSFSFVIGSGFAHGVGTGAAVKGQEIFGRLLFSGSSSGWTLNGAAGADAEWQKLSVYLNDTGNRLTYSAPDGVLYALEDRRYDVWLDQSRVSAGAAAEEEAALLSNMKLGIGMAVPGVFSIDNIVIESIQDESE, encoded by the coding sequence ATGATAAATAAAAGTACGAAATTGTTTGGAGTTACAATGTTGGCGACGCAGGTGCTGAATGCAGCCCCACCCAACATCGTTTTTGTTCTGGTTGATGATCTCGGTACCGGGTGGACTTCTCCTTATGCATCCCGGCTGACCGTAGATGATATTGAACCCGAAGTGTGTGAGTGGTACGCCCGGGAACGGGGAAAGGGAATGGCAGTCAGCAAGGATGCTCACCTGACTGCTGCGCAGAACTGTATGCCGTTTTTATCAAAGCTTGCCGCGGACGGTGCGGTTTTTACCCGCTGTTTTTCGTCGGCTAATCTTTGTGCTCCGAGCCGGGCGGGACTGCTGACCGGAACTTTTCAGCAGCGATGGGGTGCATATGCTAACCTGGACATTACCCTTTTTGGTCTTCCGGGCGATAAGGCTCTGCTGTCGGAATCACTGCATGCGGCGGGATATCAAACCGGGATGATCGGGAAATGGCATGTCTCCAGAGTGGATCCTGCCCTGAAGGGACAGGCTGGCGGCGATACATCCTGCCTGGATGGAGAGCATCCGTTGGACCGGGGCTTCGATTATTATTTTGGATATAATTCCCACGCGATCAGTTATTACGAATCCAAAGACCTTTGGGAAAACCGGACGCTGCTTCCCGCCCGTCCGGCGGGGGAGTTCCTGACGGATCTGCTTTCCGAAAAAGCCTGCGAGTTTCTCTTGTCGTCCCTGAGCAGTCATCAGCCGGTTTTTTTATATTATGCTCCAATGACGGTGCACGGGCCGCTGGTGAATGCGCCGTCTCAATATACGGAACCGTTTAAGACCGGTATCCCTTTCTCAGATAATTTTGCAGGGCATCTCTTGGCGCTGGATTCCGGTATCGAACAGATTTTCCAAACATTGGAAACATCCGGCCAGCTCACAAATACGCTGTTCATTTTTTCTGCGGATAACGGATGTTCCAGTTATAACGTGCCGCCCCAGAATGCTCCGAACCGCGGAGGGAAAGGCAACGGATGGCTGGGCGGGCTGAATGTTCCGCTGATTGTCTGGGATCCAGGCCGCGTGCTGCCCGGCTACAATGACGAAATCGTGAGCCTTTGCGACGTGATGCCGACGCTGCTTGATGCCGCCTCCGCTCCGGTTCCGGACGGTATTGATGGAAAAAGTCTTTGGCCGTTCCTGTGCGGGGATTCAGAAAACGGGCCGCGTGACTCGCTGGGGTCGACAGGGTTGCATGCGTCGCACTGGTCCTATTTTTATGAGGCCGAGGGAGAGATTAACAATTCGGATGCGGAGCGTTCTCCGCTGTATACGTGGATGCTTTACGACAATGATATGCTGTTGACTCGAATCTCAGAAACCCCTTCTGGACTTTATGAAAAACTTCCCGACGGACTCCCGTCGCGGACGCTGCTTCATGATCTTTCTGCGGACCGCCATCAGCGAGTGGATCTCAGTGATAAAATGCCTGAACGGGTGAAAGAATCTGAACGGGATATTTCCCGCTGGGTTTCCGAAATGAAGCCGCCCTTGCGGGCCCATCTGAACGATTATCAGTGGCTTCTGGGTGCGACTCGGGATGCCTCGGGGCTTCCGTCCTCCATGCACTCATCGATGTCTGTATCGGCAGAAGGTTTCTTTCAGGATTTTCAGTCAGGCACGTCGATCTATGAATATACAACCACTGGATATCCTTTTACGAACCGATTCAGTGGAATCTCTGGCGGAGTTATTGCCAAGGAGGGAGCCAATCAGTTTCTTCGGTTGACTGGCAATGTGGCCGACATGGGGTTCTGGCGGGCCGGGCGTCTGGCCGGCAACGACTTGTGTGGTGCCCCTTTAAGCAGTATGAAGGTGACGATGGATGTGAACTTTTCCGGGTTTACAGCCCGGTCGTTTTCCTTTGTGATCGGGTCTGGATTTGCGCACGGTGTCGGAACCGGTGCGGCTGTCAAAGGTCAGGAAATTTTCGGCCGGTTGCTTTTTTCCGGAAGCTCTTCGGGATGGACCCTGAACGGGGCCGCCGGCGCAGATGCCGAATGGCAGAAACTCAGTGTGTACCTGAATGACACCGGTAACCGCCTGACATATTCTGCGCCGGACGGAGTTTTATATGCTCTGGAAGACCGCCGGTACGACGTTTGGCTGGATCAGTCCCGGGTTTCCGCAGGAGCCGCTGCCGAGGAAGAGGCTGCTTTGCTGAGCAACATGAAACTGGGGATTGGCATGGCTGTTCCCGGAGTTTTTTCAATCGACAATATCGTGATCGAATCCATTCAGGATGAAAGTGAGTAA
- a CDS encoding right-handed parallel beta-helix repeat-containing protein — protein sequence MISKVKPARLVGSGTVCVCAGLLLAGCMLQPSEVRTFIPEEFGAAGDGVHDDSLALKEALAAMRHSSGPVRLVFSEKTYRLGKQTDSDAQFDLSGMSNVEVDGRGATLILNPVNGVARFFNSRNVTFKNFVIQHDPLPFMQGTVVSADKADGSFLWEIQDGFPLPPSGQWMKKNGHFFDNPAASLPNADEWETRNGPGGPWQWGIVIEAESRRLKPDFPNHLFVDSVVPVDGNDSRIYRVSVAEPYRKHIKDLSSGERFVLPRFRRTKEEFFSLKDRGWMYEQNVQIRKSSDIKVENVTFYSARPGMVFGIRHNIGPVTVRGCTVTWLPGSDRVIASWRDGTHCKNNRIGPLIENCRFEGLFDDSINLSADAVMAKRVIAPNQFELTSSGFEPGDQVGVFRPDQDSWDTGFSVVESDGAIVMLNCPVDGIIVGEMRPKKDVESTQFYNLSCANDGFIVRNNFFGIQRRHAVLARCRGLIENNVIDGVCGRALEFCNEFGSFYEGPFPRGLRVCGNRISNTAWAPVVIRTKGPVGMGPVTGDILFEDNEIFFDDGAPVEVECSENVTFKGNRFFRTDGTPVSGTEAVETNAACRDIRLLPADG from the coding sequence ATGATTTCAAAAGTAAAACCAGCCCGATTGGTTGGGAGTGGAACCGTTTGTGTCTGTGCGGGTCTGCTTCTGGCCGGATGCATGTTGCAACCATCTGAAGTGCGCACCTTTATTCCGGAAGAATTCGGTGCGGCAGGAGATGGTGTTCACGACGACAGTTTGGCTCTGAAGGAAGCCCTGGCTGCCATGCGACATTCTTCCGGCCCGGTCCGTCTGGTTTTTTCGGAAAAGACCTATCGCCTTGGGAAACAAACGGATAGTGATGCGCAGTTTGATTTATCGGGCATGAGTAATGTCGAAGTGGACGGGCGGGGTGCAACCCTGATCTTGAATCCTGTTAATGGTGTGGCCCGTTTTTTCAACAGTCGGAATGTTACCTTTAAAAACTTTGTGATTCAGCATGACCCGTTGCCGTTCATGCAGGGAACTGTTGTTTCTGCGGACAAGGCGGACGGCAGTTTTCTCTGGGAAATTCAGGACGGTTTTCCTCTTCCGCCTTCCGGGCAGTGGATGAAAAAGAACGGACATTTTTTTGATAATCCGGCAGCTTCACTGCCGAACGCTGACGAATGGGAAACCCGCAACGGCCCCGGCGGTCCATGGCAGTGGGGCATTGTCATTGAGGCTGAGTCGCGCAGGCTCAAGCCTGATTTCCCGAACCATTTATTTGTGGATTCGGTTGTGCCGGTCGACGGTAATGACTCTCGAATCTACCGGGTGTCTGTTGCGGAGCCCTATAGAAAACATATAAAGGACCTTTCTTCCGGCGAACGCTTTGTTCTTCCACGGTTTCGACGGACCAAAGAAGAGTTTTTCAGCCTGAAAGACAGGGGTTGGATGTATGAACAGAATGTTCAGATTCGTAAATCATCAGATATTAAAGTGGAGAATGTCACGTTTTATTCGGCTCGCCCTGGAATGGTTTTCGGCATCAGGCACAATATTGGACCGGTAACTGTTCGAGGCTGTACGGTCACCTGGCTGCCCGGATCGGATCGAGTGATTGCCTCCTGGCGGGACGGCACGCACTGCAAAAATAACCGGATCGGGCCGCTGATTGAAAACTGTCGCTTTGAAGGACTGTTTGATGACAGCATCAACCTCAGTGCGGATGCCGTAATGGCAAAAAGAGTAATTGCGCCGAATCAGTTTGAACTGACCTCATCCGGTTTTGAGCCGGGCGATCAGGTCGGTGTATTTCGGCCGGACCAGGACAGTTGGGATACCGGATTTTCAGTGGTTGAGTCGGATGGAGCAATCGTCATGCTGAACTGCCCGGTCGATGGAATCATTGTCGGTGAAATGCGGCCGAAGAAAGATGTGGAATCCACACAATTCTACAACCTGAGCTGTGCCAATGACGGCTTTATTGTTCGCAACAACTTTTTCGGGATCCAACGCCGGCATGCGGTGCTGGCGCGCTGTCGCGGACTGATCGAAAATAATGTGATCGATGGAGTGTGCGGCCGGGCGTTGGAGTTCTGCAATGAATTCGGATCGTTCTATGAAGGTCCGTTCCCGCGCGGGCTTCGCGTTTGCGGAAACCGGATTTCCAATACGGCATGGGCACCGGTTGTTATTAGGACAAAAGGCCCGGTCGGTATGGGGCCGGTCACTGGGGATATTCTGTTTGAGGACAATGAAATTTTCTTTGATGATGGAGCTCCCGTCGAAGTGGAGTGTTCAGAAAATGTCACATTCAAAGGGAACCGGTTTTTCCGAACGGACGGGACGCCGGTGTCAGGCACGGAGGCGGTTGAAACGAATGCTGCGTGTCGGGACATCCGGCTGCTGCCGGCAGATGGGTGA
- a CDS encoding IclR family transcriptional regulator, with translation MNKINSKYKVPNLERALIIIELLKEHPDGLTLKEIADEIGASPTSVFRISMTMIDKGYFLRDEQTKRIRMSSKLFAVSSVGTCDKNISEIAAPYLRQLRNVTKETALLGVLLPNKARGVAILEYPGLHPFKFLHDIGEPIILHVGAPGKALLAFLPEDEQEEIINKLQLKKYTNKTITGKQDLQTELAKVKEQGCALGLGEWMKEMHCVSAPILDRFGYPLAVVWITGPSSRMSKDKIPELARQVKDCATQITTALQNETA, from the coding sequence ATGAATAAAATCAATTCCAAGTATAAAGTGCCAAACCTGGAAAGAGCGCTGATTATTATCGAGCTGCTCAAGGAACATCCGGACGGCCTGACGCTCAAGGAAATTGCAGACGAAATCGGCGCATCGCCGACCAGCGTTTTCCGCATTTCGATGACGATGATCGACAAGGGATACTTTCTGCGGGATGAACAAACCAAGCGCATCCGGATGTCCAGCAAGCTGTTTGCCGTTTCCAGCGTCGGAACCTGCGATAAAAATATTTCCGAGATTGCCGCCCCCTATCTCCGACAGCTTCGCAACGTCACCAAAGAAACCGCACTGCTGGGAGTGCTGCTGCCAAACAAAGCCCGCGGGGTCGCCATTCTGGAATATCCCGGACTGCATCCATTTAAATTCCTCCATGACATCGGCGAGCCGATCATCCTCCACGTCGGAGCTCCCGGCAAAGCCCTGCTGGCGTTCCTTCCAGAAGATGAACAGGAAGAAATCATCAACAAACTGCAGTTGAAAAAATATACGAACAAAACCATTACCGGCAAACAAGATCTCCAAACGGAACTGGCCAAAGTAAAAGAACAGGGTTGCGCCCTCGGGCTGGGCGAATGGATGAAAGAAATGCACTGCGTCAGCGCACCGATCCTCGACCGATTCGGCTATCCGCTGGCGGTCGTCTGGATCACCGGCCCCTCTTCCCGAATGTCAAAAGACAAAATTCCGGAACTGGCGCGACAGGTCAAAGACTGCGCCACCCAAATTACAACGGCCCTGCAAAACGAAACAGCCTGA